A region of the Leeuwenhoekiella sp. MAR_2009_132 genome:
TTTCCTTGCAACCTTTGTTGTATTTACACGCATTGAACGCGCATAAAAACAATAGGTTCCTTAGCTTTTTGTTTCCCATCTTACTGATCCTGCTTCTGCCTCTTACGCTACTCCCAGATTCCCGTATTGTCGGGGTGACCCCTACATAACTGCACAGTTGAGAGGCCTTCTCAAACTTAGAGAAGCCATCTGTTATCACAACTAAAAATAAGGCCGTTTTAATACCGATACCAGGTATACTAGTTAATAAAGTTAGTTGTTGCTGTTGATCTTGTTTAACAAGCTCTAATAAACGATCTTCAATACCTTTTGTAGGCTTCCCTAAAAATGTAGGCTTCCCTAAAAACAGGACAGTTGTTAATTCGAATTTACTAATTTTAAATTCACACTGTCACGATGAAAAACAGCAAATTTAGCGAGAGCCAAATAATTAAAGCTCTTAAAGAGAATGAACAAGGAAGATCTGTGGGCGATCTATCCAGAGAATTAGGTATTGACAAGAGTACCTTTTATTACTGGCGTAAAAAGTATGGAGGAATGGAGCAGCAACACCTTAAGCGTTTAAAGGAGCTCGAGGAAGAAAATAACAGGCTCAAGCAAATGTATGCAGATGTAAGCCTGGACAACAAAATGCTCAAGGACGTTTATCAAAAAAGTTCTAAGACCTTCCGACAAAAGAGTTCGAGTTAAGTATCTCATTAAAGAGTATTTAGTACCGGTTGTACGAGCCTGTAATGTTGTAGGGCTTACCAGATCAATGTGGTACTACCAGAGTAAAAAGGACGATAGCCAAGTCATTGATAAGTTGACTCAACTAGCAGAAGCCTATCCTACTCGAGGTTTTGATGAATATTATTATAAAATCCGTCGAGAAGGTCTAAAATGGAACAGAAAGCGTGTATTGCGAGTTTATCGAGAGATGAAGCTCAGTCTTAGGCGTAAACATAAGAAGCGTTTAATAAAACGCGTAAAACAGCCTTTAGAAATGCCTTCTGTTCTCAATGAATGTTGGAGTATAGATTTTATGAGTGATGCACTT
Encoded here:
- a CDS encoding transposase; translated protein: MKNSKFSESQIIKALKENEQGRSVGDLSRELGIDKSTFYYWRKKYGGMEQQHLKRLKELEEENNRLKQMYADVSLDNKMLKDVYQKSSKTFRQKSSS